In Cydia splendana chromosome 26, ilCydSple1.2, whole genome shotgun sequence, the following are encoded in one genomic region:
- the LOC134803072 gene encoding zinc finger protein 260-like — protein MSQNAIPGAVSSAGEYGVSLAPLSLRCRQQLALACSVRLERLRHSPRASQPCPVTSHREPSPASSVQNVTSHREPSPASSVQDVTSQREPSPASSVQDVTSHREPSPASSVQYVPTHTPAEQQAQTHDTRPTHTPHSSSLITHQQHHIAPQTNKKTYYCDMCSQQFTSKLTLIRHIRTHTHPEHTCGVCNKAFLNSALLNKHLRLHSAERPYVCGECNKRFATKSSLYMHRRTHIRVKPFKCKECNKEFILKNSLVIHERIHSGMKPYKCKECNKQFTRKYNLETHKRVHTGVKPYKCKECNKEFRQKHSLVIHERIHSGMKPYKCKECSNEFAHRDSLVIHERIHSGIKPYKCKECNKQFTAKNKLVNHERTHTGEKPYKCKECNKRYRVRASLFYHEKTHSGMKPYKCKECNKQFTVRGSLVSHEKTHSEVKPYKCIQCDKEFTLKHHLVVHERIHSGIKPYKCKECNTEFSTKGNLETHKRVHTGVKPYKCKECDKEFKGSHSLKYHERVHSGVKPYKCKEYNKEFSQKKSLFIHERIHSGMKPYKCKECNKQFKRRHGLKNHIRVHSGVKPYICKECNKKFTQKHSLIIHERIHSGVKPYKCNKCDKEFTLKHHLVIHERIHSGVKPYKCKECNKQFRRKDHLEIHKRVHSDVKPYKCNERKQQLSQEYSFETHKMSHIGEKPYRCEVCNNQFTLKWQLERHKKIHTDEQSYECEICETIFFDEINLRKHFETHISRIP, from the exons ATGTCTCAGAATGCTATACCTGGCGCAG TGTCTTCAGCCGGCGAGTACGGGGTTAGCTTGGCGCCTCTGTCCCTGCGCTGTAGGCAGCAGCTCGCGCTGGCGTGCTCCGTGAGGCTCGAGCGCCTACGCCACTCCCCACGCGCGAGCCAGCCGTGTCCCGTGACGTcacaccgcgagccgagccccgccagcagtgtgcagaacgtgacgtcacaccgcgagccgagccccgccagcagtgtgcaggacgtgacgtcacaacgcgagccgagccccgccagcagtgtgcaggacgtgacgtcacaccgcgagccgagccccgcCAGCAGTGTGCAATACGTGCCCACTCACACACCCGCCGAGCAACAAGCCCAAACACACGATACTCGCCCTACACACACCCCACACAGCTCTAGTTTAATCACACATCAACAACACCATATCGCACCACAAACGAATAAGAAGACTTACTATTGCGACATGTGTAGTCAGCAGTTTACGTCTAAACTTACTTTAATCCGACATATCAGAACACATACACACCCGGAACATACATGCGGAGTTTGTAATAAAGCATTTCTAAATAGCGCATTACTGAATAAGCATTTAAGATTGCACTCAGCAGAGAGACCGTACGTGTGTGGAGAATGCAACAAGCGATTTGCAACAAAAAGCAGTTTGTATATGCATAGAAGAACCCACATTAGAGTCAAACCATTCAAATGTAAAGAATGCAACAAAGAATTTATACTAAAAAATTCTTTAGTTATCCATGAAAGAATCCATAGTGGAATGAAGCCATACAAATGTAAAGAATGTAACAAGCAATTTACAAGAAAATATAATTTAGAGACCCACAAAAGAGTTCATACTGGCGTgaaaccatacaaatgtaaagaATGTAACAAGGAATTCCGCCAAAAACATTCTTTAGTTATCCATGAAAGAATCCATAGTGGAATgaaaccatacaaatgtaaagaATGTAGCAATGAATTCGCACATAGAGATTCTTTAGTAATCCATGAAAGAATCCATAGTGGAATAAAACCGTACAAATGTAAAGAATGTAACAAGCAATTCACagctaaaaataaattagttaacCATGAACGAACTCACACCGGAGAAAAACCATACAAGTGTAAAGAATGTAACAAGCGATACAGAGTAAGAGCTTCTTTATTTTACCATGAAAAAACCCATAGTGGAATgaaaccatacaaatgtaaagaATGTAACAAGCAATTCACAGTAAGAGGTTCTTTAGTTTCCCATGAAAAAACCCATAGTGAAGTGAAACCATATAAATGTATACAATGTGACAAGGAATTCACACTAAAACATCATTTAGTTGTCCATGAAAGAATCCATAGTGGAATTaaaccatacaaatgtaaagaATGTAACACGGAATTTTCAACAAAAGGTAATTTAGAGACCCACAAAAGAGTCCATACTGGCGTgaaaccatacaaatgtaaagaATGTGACAAGGAATTCAAAGGAAGCCATAGTTTAAAGTACCACGAAAGAGTCCATAGTGGCGTgaaaccatacaaatgtaaagaATATAACAAAGAATtctcacaaaaaaaatctttatttatccatgaaagaatccatagtggaatgaaaccatacaaatgtaaagaATGTAACAAGCAATTCAAAAGAAGACATGGTTTAAAGAACCACATAAGAGTCCATAGTGGCGTGAAACCATATATATGTAAAGAATGTAACAAAAAATTTACGCAAAAACATTCTTTAATTATCCATGAAAGAATCCATAGTGGAGTgaaaccatacaaatgtaaCAAATGTGACAAGGAATTCACACTAAAACATCATTTAGTTATCCATGAAAGAATTCATAGTGGTGTgaaaccatacaaatgtaaagaATGTAACAAGCAATTTAGAAGAAAAGATCATTTAGAGATCCACAAAAGAGTCCATAGTGACGTgaaaccatacaaatgtaaTGAACGTAAACAACAATTAAGTCAAGAATATAGTTTTGAGACACATAAAATGAGTCACATCGGAGAGAAGCCGTATAGATGTGAAGTATGTAACAACcagtttacattaaaatggcaattagagagacataaaaaaatacacaccGATGAACAATCATACGAATGCGAAATATGTGAAACAATTTTTTTCgatgaaataaatttaaggaaacATTTTGAAACACATATATCCAGGATACCATAA